The following are encoded in a window of Nakamurella sp. A5-74 genomic DNA:
- a CDS encoding sensor histidine kinase, with protein MNTAEFVHAAPDDGWGPIDPRTLSTVTVHPQAGHESLGTQQRPRPGLVRRTLRDTGYVLAVFPLALVAVPVIWAFFGVGLGLSFIVVGLPVLAFCAYIGRAFAVTRRRLIRATLNQHAPSPVYHRSERGPLRRALTTLVDPQSWLDIVHAMFGFITATISFSVLAAWWTAALSGITWILWSWSLPDGEGNTSLPELMGLSGDYLTQLAFYTALGVLFLLTLPFVARATVWLDAGPALLLLSGRAALQQEIQYQVQGKEAARIAESGSLRRLERDIHDGPQQRLVRLGMDLGRAKRQLGTDPERARQTIDEAIAQTRDTLDELRSLSRGIAPPVLADRGLQAALEEVIARSAVPVHLTIDAPPKLPDHVETAVYFVISEALTNIAKHARADYVVVTVEMLDRTLRLSVSDNGLGGATLAKGHGLVGLSDRIRGVDGIMNLSSPIGGPTELVAEIPCAS; from the coding sequence ATGAACACGGCAGAATTCGTGCACGCTGCGCCGGACGACGGGTGGGGCCCGATCGACCCGCGCACACTGAGCACTGTGACCGTCCATCCGCAGGCAGGACACGAGAGCCTCGGCACCCAGCAGCGGCCACGGCCCGGTCTCGTCCGGCGCACCCTGCGGGACACCGGCTACGTCCTCGCGGTGTTCCCGCTCGCGCTCGTCGCGGTGCCGGTCATCTGGGCCTTCTTCGGCGTCGGACTCGGTCTGTCCTTCATCGTCGTCGGTCTGCCAGTGCTCGCGTTCTGCGCGTACATCGGCAGAGCATTCGCCGTCACCCGCCGCCGGCTGATCCGCGCGACCTTGAACCAGCACGCGCCGTCGCCGGTCTACCACCGCAGTGAACGCGGCCCGCTCAGACGTGCGCTGACCACTCTGGTGGACCCACAGTCCTGGCTCGACATCGTGCACGCGATGTTCGGCTTCATCACCGCGACGATCTCCTTCTCCGTGCTGGCGGCCTGGTGGACCGCAGCACTGAGTGGGATCACCTGGATCCTGTGGAGCTGGTCGCTGCCGGACGGGGAGGGCAACACATCGCTGCCGGAACTGATGGGGCTGTCCGGCGACTACCTGACCCAGCTCGCCTTCTACACCGCGCTCGGCGTCCTGTTCCTGCTGACGCTGCCGTTCGTCGCCCGGGCCACGGTCTGGCTGGACGCCGGTCCGGCACTCCTGCTGCTCTCCGGACGTGCTGCGCTGCAACAGGAAATCCAGTACCAGGTGCAGGGTAAGGAGGCGGCACGGATCGCCGAATCCGGTTCGTTGCGTCGTCTCGAGCGCGACATCCATGACGGGCCGCAGCAGCGACTGGTGCGGCTGGGGATGGATCTGGGTCGGGCGAAGCGCCAGTTGGGCACCGACCCGGAACGAGCACGACAGACGATCGACGAGGCCATCGCCCAGACCCGCGACACCCTCGACGAGTTGCGCAGCCTGAGCCGCGGAATCGCCCCGCCGGTGCTCGCCGATCGCGGCCTGCAGGCTGCCCTCGAGGAGGTCATCGCCCGCAGCGCGGTGCCGGTCCACCTGACCATCGACGCACCCCCGAAGCTCCCCGACCATGTCGAGACCGCTGTCTACTTCGTCATCTCCGAGGCGCTGACCAACATCGCCAAGCACGCCAGGGCCGACTACGTGGTGGTGACCGTCGAGATGCTCGATCGAACGCTCCGGTTGAGCGTCAGCGACAACGGGCTCGGCGGGGCCACCCTCGCGAAGGGGCACGGCCTGGTCGGCCTGTCGGACCGGATCCGCGGGGTGGACGGCATCATGAACCTCAGCTCGCCGATCGGTGGGCCAACGGAACTGGTAGCGGAGATTCCATGCGCATCGTGA
- a CDS encoding GMC family oxidoreductase, giving the protein MTRIDEKDPVVVIIGSGAGGGTMAHELCTQGVKCVVLEAGPHLTGEDYENDEWRAFNQMAWLDMRTTSGSWRVATDFPNLPAWIVKAVGGSTTHWSGATPRFMEHEFKAGTTYGDLDGAHLLDWPIDLAELAPWYDKAEIAMGSSHRHGRPPLPANNNYMVFANGADKIGYRYYATGPYATNAEPYDGRPASIQDGFNFQGDKQGAKWSTLVREIPRALATGNLDLRPECQATRVTVGADGKVDGVEYLDSAGNLHHQAARIVCVAGNSIETPRLLLMSATKGHADGLANSSGQVGRNYLRHLTGSVYARFEDPVRMYRGETMAGIIADEAKHDPSRGFVGGFYLETLSLGPAFLASFVEPGEWGRSFTEKMEAYSHTAGMWIVGEDMPQESNRITLNTEVKDHHGLPVANVNFDDHPNDVAMRAYGYGKADELYTAVGAIGTHHTPPYPSTHNLGTSRMSDKAEDGVTDRWGRTHDVVNLFVSDGSLMTTGGSANPTLTIVALAMRQADHILQELAAGNL; this is encoded by the coding sequence ATGACCAGGATCGATGAGAAGGACCCCGTTGTCGTCATCATCGGTTCCGGGGCCGGTGGCGGCACGATGGCGCACGAGCTGTGCACCCAGGGGGTGAAGTGCGTCGTGCTGGAAGCCGGACCGCACCTGACGGGTGAGGACTACGAGAACGACGAGTGGCGTGCGTTCAACCAGATGGCCTGGTTGGACATGCGCACCACCAGCGGAAGCTGGCGGGTGGCAACGGATTTCCCGAACCTCCCGGCCTGGATCGTCAAGGCCGTCGGCGGTTCGACCACGCACTGGTCGGGCGCCACCCCCCGGTTCATGGAGCACGAGTTCAAGGCCGGCACCACCTACGGCGACCTCGACGGCGCCCACCTGCTGGACTGGCCGATCGACCTGGCGGAGTTGGCACCCTGGTACGACAAGGCCGAGATCGCCATGGGATCCAGCCATCGACACGGTAGGCCGCCGTTGCCGGCGAACAACAACTACATGGTGTTCGCGAACGGCGCCGACAAGATCGGGTACCGGTACTACGCCACCGGCCCCTATGCGACCAACGCGGAGCCGTACGACGGGCGACCGGCATCGATCCAGGACGGCTTCAACTTCCAGGGCGACAAACAGGGTGCCAAGTGGTCGACGCTGGTCAGGGAGATCCCACGGGCGCTGGCCACCGGCAATCTGGACCTGCGTCCGGAGTGCCAGGCCACCAGGGTGACGGTCGGCGCGGATGGCAAGGTCGACGGCGTCGAATACCTCGACTCGGCCGGCAACCTGCATCACCAGGCTGCCCGGATCGTCTGCGTCGCAGGCAATTCCATCGAGACGCCGCGTCTGCTGTTGATGAGTGCGACCAAGGGTCATGCAGATGGTCTGGCGAACTCTTCCGGCCAGGTCGGCAGGAACTACCTGCGCCACCTCACCGGTTCTGTGTATGCCCGCTTCGAGGATCCGGTGCGGATGTATCGCGGCGAGACGATGGCCGGGATCATCGCCGACGAGGCGAAGCACGATCCGAGCCGCGGTTTCGTCGGCGGCTTCTACCTGGAGACGCTCTCGTTGGGGCCGGCCTTCCTGGCCAGCTTCGTCGAGCCCGGCGAATGGGGACGGTCCTTCACCGAGAAGATGGAGGCGTACTCACACACCGCCGGGATGTGGATCGTCGGCGAGGACATGCCACAGGAGTCCAACCGGATCACCCTGAACACCGAGGTGAAGGACCACCACGGGTTGCCCGTCGCCAACGTGAACTTCGACGACCACCCCAATGACGTCGCCATGCGTGCCTACGGCTACGGCAAGGCCGACGAGCTCTACACGGCCGTCGGGGCGATCGGCACGCACCACACCCCGCCGTATCCATCGACCCACAACCTGGGAACCAGCCGGATGAGCGACAAGGCGGAGGACGGCGTCACCGACCGGTGGGGCCGCACCCATGACGTGGTCAACCTGTTCGTCAGCGACGGTTCACTGATGACGACCGGCGGGTCCGCGAACCCGACACTGACGATCGTCGCGCTGGCGATGCGACAGGCCGACCACATCCTGCAGGAGCTGGCCGCCGGCAACCTCTGA
- a CDS encoding IclR family transcriptional regulator: MSTPAAVGPVARSLAILEVVADRGGAGAKEIADALDLALPTVYRLARDLVESDYLVHIRHERRYELGHKLHQLGLSLHRQLGLSRPVTAEIARLHSSTGFAAYLAVLRGAELVLVHVVDSPDCPRLQPLRFGFHEVPHATAFGKILLAEWGPDSRDEYLARHGLRALTARTTTERDRLAYELQNVGRRGIAWEHEEFLAGWACAAAPVRGADAALIGAVAVSARPASFDAREAVTETRLRQVASRVGALIRGSLT, translated from the coding sequence ATGTCCACCCCGGCAGCGGTCGGCCCGGTGGCCCGATCGCTGGCGATCCTGGAGGTCGTCGCCGACCGCGGCGGCGCCGGCGCCAAGGAGATCGCCGACGCGCTGGATCTCGCGCTGCCGACCGTCTATCGATTGGCCAGGGATCTCGTCGAGAGCGACTACCTGGTGCACATCCGGCACGAGCGTCGCTACGAACTCGGCCACAAGCTGCACCAATTGGGCCTTTCCCTGCATCGGCAGCTCGGCCTGTCGAGGCCGGTGACGGCGGAGATCGCCCGGCTGCACTCCTCCACCGGCTTTGCCGCCTATCTGGCGGTCCTGCGGGGCGCCGAACTGGTGCTCGTGCACGTGGTCGACTCACCGGATTGCCCCAGGTTGCAGCCATTGCGCTTCGGTTTCCACGAAGTCCCGCACGCCACCGCGTTCGGCAAGATCCTGCTCGCCGAGTGGGGGCCGGACTCGCGCGACGAGTACTTGGCCAGGCACGGTCTGCGCGCCCTGACTGCCCGCACCACCACCGAGCGCGACCGACTCGCGTACGAGCTGCAGAATGTCGGCCGACGCGGGATCGCGTGGGAGCACGAGGAGTTCCTGGCCGGTTGGGCCTGCGCGGCCGCCCCGGTCCGCGGTGCCGACGCCGCACTCATCGGGGCGGTCGCGGTATCTGCGCGGCCGGCGAGTTTCGACGCCCGGGAGGCGGTCACTGAGACCCGCCTCCGGCAGGTGGCGTCCCGGGTGGGAGCGCTGATTCGCGGTTCTCTCACCTGA
- a CDS encoding 3-hydroxybutyrate dehydrogenase, which produces MTAELSGRTALVTGAASGIGAAVARTLAEQGAAVIVVDLDTDRLQPLVDELGARALGIDLSDIAGLPDAVADVAGGVDILVNNAGVQHVAPIQDFPIEKFEFIQRLMLTAPFVLTRAVLPGMYERGWGRVVHISSAHGRRASPFKSAYVTAKHGLEGLSKVIALEGADKGVTSNCVNPGYVRTPLVQKQIVDQAKAHGMPEDEVLEKVILASSPVKRLMEPAEIAAAVAFLCGPASASITGSDLVMDGGWGAR; this is translated from the coding sequence ATGACAGCTGAGCTCTCCGGCAGGACCGCCCTCGTCACCGGCGCTGCGAGCGGGATCGGTGCCGCCGTTGCCCGCACACTGGCCGAACAGGGGGCCGCGGTGATCGTCGTCGACCTGGACACCGACCGCCTGCAACCGCTGGTCGACGAGCTCGGAGCACGGGCGCTCGGCATCGACCTGTCGGACATCGCCGGGCTGCCGGACGCGGTCGCCGATGTGGCCGGCGGCGTCGACATCCTGGTCAACAATGCCGGCGTCCAGCACGTCGCACCGATCCAGGACTTCCCGATCGAGAAGTTCGAGTTCATCCAGCGGTTGATGCTCACCGCTCCGTTCGTGCTGACCCGGGCGGTGCTGCCCGGGATGTATGAGCGCGGCTGGGGGCGGGTGGTGCACATCTCCTCCGCCCACGGTCGTCGCGCCAGTCCGTTCAAGTCCGCCTACGTCACGGCGAAGCATGGCCTCGAAGGGCTCTCCAAGGTGATCGCCCTCGAGGGTGCCGACAAGGGGGTGACGAGCAACTGCGTCAACCCCGGCTACGTCCGCACACCGCTCGTGCAGAAGCAGATCGTCGACCAGGCGAAGGCGCACGGGATGCCGGAGGACGAGGTGCTGGAGAAGGTGATCCTCGCGTCCTCACCGGTGAAGCGTCTGATGGAGCCCGCCGAGATCGCCGCGGCGGTCGCTTTCCTCTGCGGTCCGGCCAGTGCATCCATCACCGGATCGGACCTCGTCATGGACGGCGGTTGGGGCGCGCGCTGA
- a CDS encoding response regulator transcription factor codes for MRIVMADDSLLLREGLERLLVESGHEVLEAVGDGLSFVSAVLRHRPDVALVDVRMPPSHTDEGMRAAVEVRRSWSAAPILVLSQYVEISYADELLATGSGSIGYLLKDRVSDIEEFLDSVERVAAGGTVLDPQVVAQVMAARRRSSPVEQLTPREREVISLMAQGKSNLSIAEAMVVTEGAVTKHIQRIFGKLGLHQDDSANRRVLAVLEFLRS; via the coding sequence ATGCGCATCGTGATGGCTGACGACTCGTTGTTGCTCCGGGAGGGTCTGGAGCGGCTGCTCGTCGAGAGCGGTCACGAGGTCCTCGAAGCGGTCGGTGACGGGCTGTCGTTCGTCAGCGCCGTACTGCGGCACCGTCCGGACGTCGCCCTGGTCGACGTCCGGATGCCACCGTCACACACCGACGAAGGCATGCGCGCGGCCGTCGAGGTGCGCCGGAGTTGGTCTGCTGCACCCATTCTCGTGCTCTCGCAGTACGTGGAGATCTCTTATGCCGACGAGCTGTTGGCCACCGGTTCCGGCAGCATCGGCTACCTGCTGAAGGATCGGGTGTCGGACATCGAGGAGTTCCTGGACTCCGTGGAGCGGGTTGCCGCCGGCGGTACCGTTCTCGATCCCCAGGTGGTTGCGCAGGTGATGGCCGCCCGTCGGCGCTCGTCACCGGTCGAGCAGCTCACCCCCCGTGAGCGTGAGGTCATTTCGTTGATGGCCCAGGGCAAGTCCAACCTGTCCATCGCGGAGGCCATGGTCGTGACCGAAGGTGCCGTGACCAAACACATCCAGCGGATCTTCGGCAAGCTCGGTCTGCACCAGGACGACTCGGCCAACCGCAGAGTGTTGGCGGTCCTGGAGTTCCTACGCTCCTGA
- a CDS encoding rhodanese-like domain-containing protein: MSELPEVAVTEVPADAVLLDVREDDEWAAGHAAGATHVPLPQLAERLAEVPEGDPVYVVCRSGGRSAKATEFLNANGWDAVNVAGGMSQWAAAGKPIESASGTPEII; the protein is encoded by the coding sequence ATGAGTGAACTCCCCGAAGTTGCCGTCACCGAGGTTCCCGCCGATGCCGTCCTGCTGGACGTCCGGGAGGACGACGAGTGGGCCGCCGGTCATGCTGCCGGCGCCACCCACGTCCCGCTGCCGCAGCTGGCGGAGCGGCTCGCCGAGGTCCCCGAGGGCGATCCGGTCTACGTCGTCTGTCGCAGCGGCGGGCGGTCGGCCAAGGCAACCGAGTTCTTGAACGCCAACGGCTGGGACGCCGTCAACGTCGCGGGTGGGATGTCGCAGTGGGCGGCCGCCGGCAAGCCGATCGAGTCCGCGAGCGGTACCCCCGAGATCATCTGA
- a CDS encoding DinB family protein, producing MDEQLSLTSERSALSSFLDQQREGLIKKILGLDDPQARSAPTASALSLLGLIKHAATWEERWFHVVMAGGESSDGWPEVRPEPRDADCFVDESDTVQHWVGRYRQEIERSHAVVAARELDDPCARADIIVCNVRYVLFHLIEETARHAGHADIIRESIDGSRGF from the coding sequence ATGGACGAGCAGCTGAGCCTGACCTCCGAGCGGTCCGCGCTGAGCAGCTTCCTGGACCAGCAGCGCGAGGGGCTGATCAAGAAGATCCTCGGCCTGGACGACCCACAGGCGCGGTCGGCCCCCACCGCCAGTGCACTGTCGCTGCTGGGCCTGATCAAGCACGCAGCGACCTGGGAGGAGCGATGGTTCCACGTGGTGATGGCCGGCGGCGAATCGTCCGACGGCTGGCCCGAGGTGCGTCCTGAGCCGCGGGATGCCGACTGCTTCGTCGACGAGAGCGACACCGTCCAACACTGGGTCGGCCGCTATCGGCAGGAGATCGAGCGCTCCCACGCCGTCGTCGCAGCGCGGGAGTTGGACGATCCCTGCGCCCGTGCGGACATCATCGTGTGCAACGTGCGGTACGTGTTGTTCCACCTGATCGAGGAGACAGCCCGTCATGCCGGGCACGCCGACATCATCCGCGAGAGCATCGACGGCTCCCGCGGATTCTGA
- a CDS encoding DUF664 domain-containing protein, with amino-acid sequence MARTDPPLDGTEFETLSGFADFLRETIWLKTEGLDSAGLAVTLAPSDMTLGGMLKHLAYVEDYWVGHILLGREPAAPWDSAPWDDDADWDWHSAADDSPEQTRSLWRATVETSRTDFPTDLDRISARANSRGMHFSARWVLTHLIEEYGRHAGHADLIRQSIDGVTGE; translated from the coding sequence ATGGCGCGCACAGACCCCCCGCTCGACGGCACCGAGTTCGAGACCCTCAGCGGGTTCGCCGACTTCCTCCGGGAAACCATCTGGCTCAAAACGGAAGGGCTGGACTCCGCCGGCCTGGCCGTGACGCTGGCGCCATCGGACATGACACTCGGCGGCATGCTCAAGCACCTCGCCTACGTCGAGGACTACTGGGTGGGCCACATCCTGCTCGGCCGTGAACCGGCCGCGCCGTGGGATTCCGCTCCGTGGGACGACGATGCCGACTGGGACTGGCACTCGGCAGCCGACGACTCCCCCGAGCAGACCCGCAGCCTCTGGCGGGCCACCGTCGAGACGTCCCGGACGGACTTCCCCACCGATCTCGACCGGATCAGTGCCCGCGCCAACAGCCGGGGAATGCACTTCTCCGCCCGCTGGGTGCTCACCCATCTCATCGAGGAGTACGGCCGGCACGCGGGGCACGCCGACCTGATCCGGCAGTCGATCGACGGGGTCACCGGGGAATGA
- a CDS encoding FUSC family protein, with amino-acid sequence MQIPGRQMVREQLARTPLSRARLGIRRRDLVDRVIASDPGLTHLRLGIKVATCIASTLLLQWLLAIALGQPPVLAMLLGAVVAMLLSSGVRENTRRRTILTALPGLPAALIGASLATLTAPWHTAELVLFVGVSFLVVWVRRFGGAWVSYGMLCWQSFFFILFLDPPVRELPDILLVITASVAWVSLLLCTVLYEDPASRLLSTVNAFRARCRSAIAELISVLDAADDEHPSNPARRLRSQLVQLGEIALLIDGQLSEARTLPEGVSPTRVRQWVIDLEIATDDLLRGVTAPAVEGLQVSESQELRRMLESLGWAEYDLAASEVAALLDGERPAALQRVGRAADRLLRLSQEWRSGEVLTAGTDDAAEDLEDYESVVTLRAGRLPGTAQLAEEALADRLAERAGGPRSLRRRASDAILALPLTTRQAIQAALAAALAILVGHLISPQRYYWAVIAAFISFTNAATASETLRRSIARVLGTTAGLVIAVALANVTAGNVPLAFAVLLGALALAWYFFSFSYAGMVLMITVALGQLYGLLRTFSDEFLVLRLEETIAGAVIGAVVGLAVLPTSTLDTVRTARRTLLNTAADLLDGAAGVLRTGDDDPGLLTSAIRLDDAARQLEALAESLVHARFFGSRRQGLRHRVAVIGSIAATCRKIAVTAAHEPADTGDDARSTGAHEQLAQICELLATDCRRLAGAEHLINAEDGGSDLGDRVGDLLELVHYPEQARPAGPVSPVGLQLGRLADALSLLSPRGR; translated from the coding sequence GTGCAGATCCCCGGGCGGCAGATGGTGCGGGAGCAGCTCGCCCGCACCCCGCTGAGCCGAGCGCGACTGGGGATCCGTCGCCGCGACCTCGTCGACCGGGTGATCGCCTCCGACCCTGGCCTGACGCATCTACGCCTGGGGATCAAGGTCGCCACCTGCATCGCCAGCACGTTGCTGCTGCAGTGGTTGCTCGCGATCGCGCTCGGCCAGCCGCCGGTCCTGGCCATGCTGCTGGGCGCTGTCGTCGCCATGCTGCTGTCCTCAGGCGTCCGCGAGAACACGAGGCGCAGAACGATTCTCACCGCCCTGCCCGGTCTACCTGCTGCCCTGATCGGAGCCTCGCTGGCCACCCTCACCGCGCCGTGGCACACCGCCGAGCTGGTGCTGTTCGTCGGCGTCTCGTTCCTGGTGGTCTGGGTCCGACGCTTCGGCGGAGCCTGGGTGTCGTACGGGATGCTGTGCTGGCAGTCGTTCTTCTTCATCCTGTTCCTGGATCCTCCGGTGCGGGAGCTGCCGGACATCCTGCTGGTGATCACCGCCTCGGTCGCCTGGGTGTCGCTGCTGCTGTGCACCGTGCTTTACGAAGACCCCGCAAGTCGGCTGCTCAGCACGGTCAACGCCTTCCGGGCCCGGTGCCGTTCGGCCATCGCCGAGTTGATCTCCGTGCTCGACGCCGCCGACGACGAGCATCCGAGCAATCCGGCGAGACGGCTGCGCAGCCAGCTCGTCCAGCTGGGTGAGATCGCGCTGCTGATCGACGGCCAGCTCTCGGAGGCCCGGACGCTTCCCGAGGGGGTGTCCCCCACGCGGGTGCGGCAGTGGGTGATCGACCTGGAGATCGCCACCGACGATCTGCTCCGCGGCGTCACCGCCCCGGCGGTCGAGGGTCTGCAGGTGTCCGAGTCGCAGGAACTCCGCCGGATGCTGGAATCGTTGGGCTGGGCCGAGTACGACCTCGCCGCTTCCGAGGTGGCCGCGCTGTTGGACGGCGAGCGTCCGGCGGCCCTGCAGCGGGTCGGGCGGGCCGCCGACCGGCTCCTGCGGCTGTCCCAGGAGTGGCGTTCGGGCGAGGTGCTCACTGCCGGAACCGACGACGCGGCAGAAGATCTCGAGGACTACGAGTCGGTGGTGACGTTGCGGGCCGGCCGTCTGCCGGGAACCGCGCAGCTGGCCGAGGAAGCACTGGCCGACCGGTTGGCAGAGCGTGCCGGCGGACCCCGATCGCTGCGCCGACGCGCGTCCGACGCGATCCTGGCCCTGCCCCTGACCACCCGACAGGCCATCCAAGCCGCGCTGGCTGCGGCCCTGGCGATCCTGGTCGGACACCTCATCTCCCCGCAGCGCTACTACTGGGCGGTGATCGCCGCGTTCATCTCCTTCACCAACGCTGCCACCGCCAGCGAGACGCTTCGCCGCAGCATCGCACGAGTGCTCGGCACCACCGCCGGCCTGGTGATCGCCGTGGCGCTGGCGAACGTGACCGCCGGCAACGTCCCGCTGGCGTTCGCAGTGCTGCTCGGTGCGCTCGCGCTCGCCTGGTACTTCTTCTCCTTCAGCTACGCCGGCATGGTCCTGATGATCACCGTCGCCCTCGGACAGCTCTACGGTCTGCTGCGAACGTTCTCCGATGAATTCCTGGTGCTGCGCCTGGAGGAGACGATCGCCGGCGCGGTGATCGGCGCGGTGGTGGGCCTGGCCGTGCTGCCCACCAGCACCCTCGACACCGTGCGCACCGCGCGCCGCACGCTGTTGAACACCGCGGCCGATCTGTTGGACGGTGCTGCTGGAGTGCTGCGCACGGGTGACGACGACCCGGGGCTCCTGACGTCCGCCATCCGGCTGGACGACGCCGCCCGGCAGCTGGAGGCGTTGGCCGAATCCCTGGTCCATGCCCGGTTCTTCGGCTCCCGTCGTCAGGGGCTGCGCCATCGGGTCGCCGTCATCGGCAGCATCGCGGCCACCTGCCGCAAGATCGCCGTGACGGCGGCCCACGAGCCGGCAGACACCGGTGACGACGCCAGATCGACCGGGGCCCACGAACAGCTGGCTCAGATCTGCGAACTGTTGGCGACGGACTGTCGCCGGTTGGCCGGGGCAGAGCACCTGATCAACGCCGAGGACGGCGGCAGCGACCTGGGCGACCGGGTGGGCGATCTGCTGGAGCTGGTGCACTACCCCGAGCAGGCGCGGCCCGCCGGCCCGGTGTCACCCGTCGGGCTGCAGCTCGGTCGGTTGGCCGACGCACTGTCGCTGCTCAGCCCACGCGGCCGCTGA
- a CDS encoding putative quinol monooxygenase — MYFIVVKFKARPEHTDTFLDSVDEFTRATRQEPGNLWFEWSRSVEEPDTFVLVEAFTDDGAGPHVNSDHFRKAMVDMKPLVAETPKIVSRQVEGDGWGEMGELQVD, encoded by the coding sequence GTGTACTTCATCGTCGTGAAATTCAAGGCCAGGCCCGAGCACACCGACACCTTCCTGGACAGTGTCGACGAGTTCACCCGAGCCACCCGTCAGGAGCCGGGAAACCTGTGGTTCGAGTGGTCCCGCAGCGTCGAGGAACCGGACACCTTCGTCCTGGTCGAAGCTTTCACCGACGACGGTGCCGGGCCCCACGTCAACTCCGACCACTTCAGGAAGGCGATGGTCGACATGAAGCCGCTGGTCGCTGAGACCCCGAAGATTGTCTCCAGGCAGGTCGAGGGCGACGGTTGGGGCGAGATGGGTGAGCTGCAGGTCGACTGA
- a CDS encoding DNA-formamidopyrimidine glycosylase family protein, producing MPELPEVTALAAFLREHAGGQQVTSAVITSLNVLTTYDPPFSTLVGRTLDDATRHGKFLDLTFGDLHLVLHLARAGWLRWTDAPSAKPPRMGGPIHLRVVFTNGGFDITEAGTKKSVTAALVHDPQEVLGVARLGPDAMSLDRRSLETALAGQTGRLKNVIVDQKIIAGIGNAYSDEILHAARLSPFATAGKLTSDQLDALYEAVAEILTDAMVRSVGGEAARLKGEKRSGLRVHARTGLPCPVCGDTVAEVSFADRSFQYCPTCQTGGRKLADRRMSRLLR from the coding sequence GTGCCCGAACTGCCGGAGGTGACCGCGCTCGCCGCGTTCCTGCGCGAACATGCCGGCGGCCAGCAGGTCACGAGCGCCGTCATCACCTCGCTCAACGTGCTGACCACCTACGACCCGCCGTTCTCGACGCTGGTCGGCCGGACTCTGGACGACGCGACCCGGCACGGCAAGTTCCTCGATCTGACCTTCGGCGATCTGCACCTGGTCCTGCACCTCGCGCGGGCGGGCTGGCTGCGCTGGACGGATGCGCCCAGCGCCAAACCGCCGCGCATGGGCGGCCCGATCCACCTGCGGGTGGTGTTCACGAACGGCGGATTCGACATCACCGAGGCAGGCACGAAGAAGTCCGTCACCGCAGCGTTGGTGCACGATCCACAGGAGGTGCTGGGTGTCGCCCGACTGGGGCCCGACGCCATGAGCCTGGACCGCAGGTCGCTGGAGACGGCGCTCGCCGGACAGACCGGTCGCCTCAAGAACGTGATCGTCGACCAGAAGATCATCGCCGGGATCGGCAACGCCTACTCTGACGAGATCCTGCATGCTGCACGGCTTTCGCCGTTCGCGACGGCCGGCAAGCTGACCTCCGACCAGCTCGACGCGCTGTACGAGGCGGTCGCCGAGATCCTCACCGACGCGATGGTCCGCTCGGTCGGTGGCGAGGCGGCCCGGCTCAAGGGCGAGAAGCGCAGCGGACTGCGCGTGCACGCCCGCACCGGCCTGCCCTGTCCGGTCTGCGGCGACACCGTAGCCGAGGTGAGCTTCGCCGACCGTTCGTTCCAGTACTGCCCGACCTGCCAGACCGGCGGCAGGAAGCTGGCCGACCGGCGGATGTCGCGCCTGCTGCGCTGA